The following proteins come from a genomic window of Gossypium raimondii isolate GPD5lz chromosome 5, ASM2569854v1, whole genome shotgun sequence:
- the LOC105766332 gene encoding receptor kinase-like protein Xa21 translates to MEIGNLNNLFLLELGYNKLSGFIPTSIGGLRNLQSLGLSSNKLGGPILESLCGLERLYKMHLGWNKLHGSIPSCLGNITSLGYLYLDSNKLSFAIPSTLWNLKDILEIDLSSNHLHNSHAIDVGNLRSLLKLNLSRNLLTGDILSIFGGLQTLVSLDLSNNILHGHIPKSFDGLISLEFLDLCNNNLSGVIPKSLEKLLYLKYFNVSFNRLEGEIPSKGYFSNFSSTSFMKNYALCGPPRLLVPPCKNDIHKNSQMIILHTFRYGLPTIGIVVVLIVLTIMYRRCQRRSTTLPIKDDLLSLKTPRRISHAELSRATNGFEERNMLGSGSFGYVYKGRLSDGMEVAIKVFNLQTEGAFRSFDIECDAMRNIVHRNIVKVITCCSSVDFKALVLDYMSNGSLEKCLHAENCFLDIIQRIDIMIDVAVAIEHLHNGHPTPIIHCDIKPSNILLDEDMVAHVGDFGVSKLLGEGEVMKQTMTLATIGYMAPEFGSAGIVSIKSDVYSYGIVLIETFTKKKPTDNVFVEEETIRHWMERSLPKGAIEIADVDLLRREDEYIVVKANCISSIMELALNCSAELPEERKDMKDVVVELKKIKQRLLNNIEHF, encoded by the exons ATGGAAATAGGTAACTTAAACAACCTATTTCTTTTAGAACTTGGctataataaattaagtggatTCATTCCAACATCAATAGGAGGACTGCGAAATCTCCAAAGTCTAGGTCTTTCCTCTAATAAATTAGGAGGGCCTATCTTAGAAAGCCTCTGTGGTTTGGAGAGACTATACAAGATGCATTTAGGGTGGAATAAGTTGCATGGATCCATACCCTCTTGTTTGGGTAATATTACTTCTTTGGGATATCTTTACTTAGATTCCAACAAATTGAGTTTCGCAATACCCTCAACTTTGTGGAATCTTAAAGATATCTTAGAAATAGATTTATCATCAAACCATCTTCACAATTCACATGCTATTGatgttggaaatttgaggagTCTACTGAAACTAAATTTATCAAGGAATCTTCTCACGGGCGATATCTTATCCATATTTGGGGGTCTTCAAACTTTGGTTTCATtagatttatcaaataatatactACATGGTCATATCCCTAAATCATTTGATGGGTTGATTAGTTTGGAATTCTTGGATTTATGCAATAACAATCTCTCTGGAGTCATTCCCAAATCTTTGGAAAAGCTTTTATATCTAAAGTATTTTAATGTGTCTTTCAATAGACTTGAAGGGGAAATTCCCAGCAAAGgatatttttcaaacttttctAGCACATCATTCATGAAGAATTATGCACTTTGTGGTCCACCTAGATTGCTAGTCCCACCTTGCAAAAACGACATCCACAAAAACTCCCAAATGATTATATTGCATACTTTTAGGTATGGTTTACCAACAATTGGTATTGTCGTAGTACTAATAGTCTTAACTATTATGTATAGAAGATGCCAAAGAAGGAGTACAACTCTACCAATCAAAGATGATTTGTTGTCTTTGAAAACACCGAGAAGAATTTCACATGCTGAACTTTCACGAGCAACTAATGGATTTGAGGAAAGAAATATGCTTGGTTCTGGGAGTTTTGGATATGTATATAAAGGGAGGCTTTCAGATGGAATGGAAGTTGCaataaaagttttcaatttgCAAACAGAGGGAGCATTTAGGAGTTTTGACATTGAATGTGATGCTATGCGTAATATAGTTCATCGTAATATTGTGAAGGTCATTACTTGCTGCTCAAGTGTTGACTTCAAAGCCTTAGTGCTTGATTACATGTCTAATGGAAGCCTTGAGAAATGCTTACATGCTGAAAATTGTTTCCTTGATATCATACAAAGGATCGACATAATGATAGATGTTGCGGTAGCTATAGAACACCTCCACAATGGACATCCAACACCTATAATTCATTGTGACATAAAACCAAGCAATATTTTACTAGATGAAGACATGGTTGCACATGTTGGAGATTTTGGCGTTTCCAAATTGTTGGGAGAAGGTGAAGTAATGAAGCAAACCATGACTCTTGCAACTATCGGGTATATGGCACCAG AATTTGGATCAGCAGGAATTGTTTCTATAAAATCTGACGTCTATAGTTATGGGATCGTACTTATAGAAACTTTCACAAAGAAAAAGCCAACTGATAATGTGTTTGTTGAAGAAGAGACTATAAGGCATTGGATGGAAAGATCATTGCCTAAAGGAGCGATAGAAATTGCAGATGTTGATTTATTAAGAAGAGAGGATGAGTATATTGTTGTTAAAGCAAATTGTATTTCATCAATCATGGAGTTGGCTTTGAATTGTTCAGCTGAGTTaccagaagaaagaaaagatatgAAAGATGTTGTGGTTGAGCTGAAGAAAATCAAACAAAGGCTGCTAAACAACATCGAACATTTTTAA
- the LOC105766330 gene encoding receptor kinase-like protein Xa21, which yields MYRRCQRRRTALPIKDDLLSLKTPRRISHAELSRATNGFEESNMLGSGSFGYVYKGRLSDGMEVAIKVFNLQIEGAFRSFDIECDAMRNIVHRNIVKVITCSSSVDFKALVLDYMSNGNLEKWLHSENCFLDIIQRVDIMIDVAVAIEHLHNGHPTPIIHCDIKPSNILLDEDMVAHVGDFGVAKLLGEGEVMKQTLTLATIGIWISRNCFYKI from the exons ATGTATAGAAGATGCCAAAGAAGGCGTACAGCTCTACCAATTAAAGATGATTTGTTGTCTTTGAAGACACCGAGAAGAATTTCACATGCTGAACTTTCACGAGCAACTAATGGATTTGAGGAAAGCAATATGCTTGGTTCAGGGAGTTTTGGATATGTATATAAAGGGAGGCTTTCAGATGGAATGGAAGTTGCaataaaagttttcaatttgCAAATAGAGGGAGCATTTAGGAGTTTTGACATTGAATGTGATGCTATGCGTAATATAGTTCATCGTAATATTGTGAAGGTCATTACTTGCAGCTCAAGTGTTGACTTCAAAGCCTTGGTGCTTGATTACATGTCTAATGGAAACCTTGAGAAATGGTTACATTCTGAAAATTGTTTCCTTGATATCATACAAAGGGTCGACATAATGATAGATGTTGCGGTAGCTATAGAACATCTCCACAATGGACATCCAACACCTATAATTCACTGTGACATAAAACCAAGCAATATTTTACTAGATGAAGACATGGTTGCACATGTTGGAGATTTTGGCGTTGCCAAATTGTTGGGAGAAGGTGAAGTAATGAAGCAAACCTTGACTCTTGCAACTATCGG AATTTGGATCAGCAGGAATTGTTTCTATAAAATCTGA